The DNA sequence AGATCCGCGATGCCTACTGGCTGCTGGGGGTGATCGCGCGGGTTGACGCGCTGGTCCCCGAAGAGTCGAGGGTCAGGCGCAATACGGAGAAAGTGTTCCGCACGGACGGAAGTTCGTTCATCCGTGACTTTGGCAATTGGGTAACGACTGGCGGAGAGAGCGAGGATACCTTTACACTGCGCAAATCTGCGTTGGAGGGGCACCATATCTGGCGGCTGAAAGACCTGTCGTCAGACCTGGCGCGCGGGTCGACGTTCATCTCGGACGAATTGCTCAATGCCCTGCTGGACGCGGGATGTGAACCCTTCAGGCGGCTGCCTGTCAGGCTGATCTGAGAGCCGTGATCTCAGCCCCATGCAGGAGCGACAGATCCTTTTACCGGCGGAAGTTTCGCAGCCTGTCATTGCCGGGCCATAGCGGCCATCCGCGCCAAGGCGCATTGAACGACCGCTCCCCACCCACTTCATCCACTGCTTGGCCCCGGTCCTCTGATCCTGACCAGCGCCCCAAGGCTCCCGCCCTTAGAACCCCACCCGCCATTTCGGTTTGTTCGACGGCGCCGGGGTGATCCGGGCAAGGCCGGAGGTTTCCATCAGCCGCGCGGCCTCTTCGGCCAGCAGGCGTTCTTCGGCTTCGCCCTTGACCGGGATGCGGCCCATTTCCAGGAACAGGGGGGCGGCCAGCGGGGTCACGCGGGTCAGACGGCGGTGGTCGATGCGGCCGCCGATGCGGGTCAGCATCTCTTCGATGCGGCCGAAATCCACCAGCCCGCGCAAGGCCTCTTCGCGGGTGATCTGCAGCATCAGGTGGTCCGGGTCGTAGCGCATCAGCGTGTCATAGAGGATGTCGGAAGAAAACGTGGCCTGCCGCCCCGACTTGCGCGCCGAGGGCGTGTTGCGTTCGATCAGTCCTGCGATGGTGGCGGAGGCGCGGAAGGTGCGTTTCATCACCGCATTGCCCGCAAGCCAGGTTTCCAGCCCCTCGTGGAGGGCGGCGGGGTCGAACAGCGGCGCGGGGTCCTCTACCGCCTCCAGCCCCCAGATCAGCGTGGCGTAATCGGTGGCGACAAAGCCCAGGGGATGCAGGCCCAGCTCCTCCATCCGCTTGGTCAGTAAGAGGCCCAGGGTCTGCATCCCGTTGCGCCCGGCAAAGCCGTAGACCACGGTCTGTTCGCGCCCGTCGTGGGGGAAGCTTTCGATCAGCAGGCGGCCCGGCTGCGGCAGCTGGCTGACCTCGCGCTGCAGGTGAAGCCATTCGCCGGTGTGACGCGGCAGGTCGGGCCAGTTGTCCTGGGTGAACATGTCCTGGACGCGGGCGGACAGCTGGGTCGATGTGGCGAATTTCGTGCCCATGAAGGTGGCGATCTTCGGCTTTCTCGCCGCATCCCGGCTGACCTCCACGGTCATGTCGCGCAGGCCCTCGTATTTCACGATCTGGCCGCCGATCAGGAACGTGTCGCCGGGTGTGAGCGAGGCGGCAAAGCCTTCCTCGATCTCGCCCAGGGGCTTGCCGCCGCGGTTCCGTTTCATCCTGACCTTGAGCGTGTCGGTGTCCTGGATGGTGCCGATGTTCATGCGGATGCGCTGCGCCGCGCGGGGGTCGCGCAGCTGCCACAGCCCGTCGGGGCGCTGCATCAGGCGCTGCCAGCGGTCATAGGCGCGCAGGGCGTAGCCCCCCGTGGCGCAGAACTGGAGGCAGGCGTCGAAATCGGCGCGGGACAGGGCGGCATAGGCCCCGGCAGAGGTGACTTCGGCAAAAAGCGCATCGGCGTCGAAGGGGCCGGCGCAGGCGGCGATCAGGATGTGCTGGCAGAGCACGTCGCGGGGGCCGGGTCCGCGCGGGTCGCCGTCCAGTTCCCCCGCCAGTACCGCGTCAAGCGCGGCGACGCATTCGACCACCTCGAAGCGGTTGGCGGGCACCAGCAGCGCCTTGGAGGGGGCGTTGTAGCGGTGGTTGGCGCGGCCGATCCGCTGCACCAGACGTTTGACGTTCTTGGGGGCGCCGATCTGGATCACCAGGTCCACGTCGCCCCAGTCGATCCCCAGATCGAGACTGCCGGTACAGACGATGGCGCGCAGATCGCCGCGGACCATCGCGGCCTCCACCCGCTGGCGCTGTTCGCGATCGAGAC is a window from the Sulfitobacter sp. THAF37 genome containing:
- a CDS encoding DUF1629 domain-containing protein; translation: MTSADKAWLIWTTARPDMAHVGYHGQTADDNMRIGFLWDPNTPGRIPDEVLPLSVRQYDGHLPPFSFHLCSTSRQVMIDRKVRDLLLKMDPDAVWLGDIVFTDPDGAEIRDAYWLLGVIARVDALVPEESRVRRNTEKVFRTDGSSFIRDFGNWVTTGGESEDTFTLRKSALEGHHIWRLKDLSSDLARGSTFISDELLNALLDAGCEPFRRLPVRLI
- a CDS encoding ligase-associated DNA damage response DEXH box helicase, translated to MRPLPPNFKDWFAAKGWSIHPHQQAMLDRADDPALLLIAPTGGGKTLSGFLPTLIDLAEDRHEGMHTLYISPLKALAADIKRNLTAPVQEMGLPVTIDERTGDTPASRRRRQRADPPHIFLTTPESLALLVSYDDAPRMFRGLKRVVIDEIHALAESKRGDQLTLALARLQTLCPNLRRVGLSATVEDPAAIAHLMARHPDPCEILLADPGPAPDIRMLRTEEAPPWSGGGAAYAIPAVLEQVRQHRTTLIFHNTRAQAEIFFHNLWLANDDSLPIGIHHGSLDREQRQRVEAAMVRGDLRAIVCTGSLDLGIDWGDVDLVIQIGAPKNVKRLVQRIGRANHRYNAPSKALLVPANRFEVVECVAALDAVLAGELDGDPRGPGPRDVLCQHILIAACAGPFDADALFAEVTSAGAYAALSRADFDACLQFCATGGYALRAYDRWQRLMQRPDGLWQLRDPRAAQRIRMNIGTIQDTDTLKVRMKRNRGGKPLGEIEEGFAASLTPGDTFLIGGQIVKYEGLRDMTVEVSRDAARKPKIATFMGTKFATSTQLSARVQDMFTQDNWPDLPRHTGEWLHLQREVSQLPQPGRLLIESFPHDGREQTVVYGFAGRNGMQTLGLLLTKRMEELGLHPLGFVATDYATLIWGLEAVEDPAPLFDPAALHEGLETWLAGNAVMKRTFRASATIAGLIERNTPSARKSGRQATFSSDILYDTLMRYDPDHLMLQITREEALRGLVDFGRIEEMLTRIGGRIDHRRLTRVTPLAAPLFLEMGRIPVKGEAEERLLAEEAARLMETSGLARITPAPSNKPKWRVGF